The Meriones unguiculatus strain TT.TT164.6M chromosome 1, Bangor_MerUng_6.1, whole genome shotgun sequence genome has a segment encoding these proteins:
- the LOC110547121 gene encoding uncharacterized protein LOC110547121 isoform X6, translated as MSRLRRYEVALEAEEEIYWGCFYFFPWLRMWRRERSSAHPREQKLEPLRGLMSCLSSGLRPAPQRSGRGLLCRTPTTAAQTAGALKI; from the exons ATGTCGCGACTGAGAAGATACGAGGTGGCGCTGGAAGCGGAGGAGGA GATCTACTGGGGCTGCTTCTACTTTTTTCCTTGGCTGCGAATGTGGCGCAGGGAGCGGAG CTCGGCGCACCCCCGGGAGCAGAAGCTGGAGCCTCTGCGGGGCCTAATGAGCTGTTTGTCGAGCGGCCTGAGGCCTGCTCCCCAGCGCTCAGGTCGTGGTCTCCTCTGTCGCACCCCTACCACCGCTGCACAGACAGCCGGTGCATTAAAGATTTAA